A portion of the Jaculus jaculus isolate mJacJac1 chromosome 5, mJacJac1.mat.Y.cur, whole genome shotgun sequence genome contains these proteins:
- the LOC101602111 gene encoding cationic amino acid transporter 3-like, with translation MLWQNVRRFGQKLVRRKPLVLGAASKSHLSRCLSILDLVSLGVGSTLGAGVYVLAGEVAREKAGPSIVICFMVAALSSVLSGLCYAEFGARVPCSGSAYLYSYVTVGQLLAFVTGWNLILSYVIGAASVARAWSAAFDGLTGNSISQALHAALRMQAPSFLAKYPNFFALGLVLLLTGLLVLGARESALVTRVFTGVNLLVLSFISFSGFIKGDLNNWKLTEEDYQLAMTGSNSNDSLGPLGSGGFAPFGLDGILRGAATCFFAFIGFDCIATTGEEARHPQRAIPLGIVISLFICFLMYFGVSAALTLMMPYYQLQTDSPLPQAFVHVHWGPARYAVAAGTLCALSSSLLGSMFPVPRVVYAMAEDGLLFRRLAVVHSRTHTPVLATVICGVIAAFMAFLFELGDLVDLTSIGTLLAYSLVAFSVLVLRYQPDQNLNHGRNEKTQGESLEMKATPEATAPSEPGSEVGSPGVLRSLWHSADAGPTVRSGWIVYGCASLTVLVLTLVCLILAQWPGRLFSGDLVLVVVTVSLLVLVHLMAAIIYRQPQNTSPLHFKVPFLPVLPLLSIFVNVYLMMQMTAGTWARFGVWMLIGFAIYFGYGIWHSFEENDQQPPDSSSSVLHENIPGAELTEQTTDMSCRL, from the coding sequence ATGCTGTGGCAGAATGTCCGCCGCTTTGGTCAGAAGCTGGTTCGCAGGAAGCCTCTGGTGCTGGGAGCGGCATCCAAGAGTCATCTGTCCCGCTGTCTGAGCATACTGGACCTCGTGTCCCTGGGTGTGGGCAGTACCCTGGGCGCAGGCGTGTATGTtctggctggggaggtggccaGAGAGAAAGCTGGACCATCCATCGTCATCTGCTTCATGGTGGCTGCCCTGTCTTCGGTGCTGTCTGGACTTTGCTATGCAGAGTTTGGAGCCAGGGTGCCGTGTTCTGGTTCTGCATATCTCTACAGCTATGTCACAGTGGGCCAATTGCTGGCTTTTGTCACCGGCTGGAATCTCATCCTCTCCTATGTCATTGGCGCAGCCAGCGTAGCCCGAGCCTGGAGTGCTGCCTTTGATGGCCTCACGGGGAACAGCATCTCCCAGGCTCTGCATGCCGCCCTCCGTATGCAGGCGCCCAGCTTCCTGGCCAAGTACCCCAACTTCTTTGCACTGGGTCTGGTGCTACTCCTCACTGGTCTGCTGGTTCTGGGAGCTCGAGAGTCTGCCCTGGTCACCAGAGTATTCACAGGGGTGAACCTTTTGGTTTTGAGCTTCATCTCTTTCTCTGGCTTCATTAAGGGAGACCTGAACAATTGGAAGCTCACGGAGGAGGACTACCAACTGGCCATGACGGGGTCCAACAGCAATGacagcctgggccctttgggCTCTGGGGGGTTTGCACCTTTCGGCTTGGACGGCATTCTCCGTGGGGCGGCCACGTGCTTCTTTGCTTTCATTGGGTTCGACTGCATCGCGACTACAGGAGAGGAGGCCCGCCACCCTCAGCGCGCCATCCCCCTGGGCATCGTGATCTCACTCTTCATCTGCTTTCTGATGTATTTTGGTGTCTCCGCGGCGCTCACCCTCATGATGCCCTATTACCAGCTTCAGACAGACAGCCCCTTGCCTCAGGCCTTTGTCCATGTCCACTGGGGCCCTGCGCGTTATGCAGTGGCTGCTGGCACCCTCTGTGCCCTTTCCTCCAGCCTCCTCGGTTCCATGTTCCCTGTGCCTCGAGTTGTCTATGCCATGGCGGAGGATGGACTCCTGTTCCGGAGACTCGCTGTGGTCCATTCTCGCACGCACACGCCTGTCCTGGCTACTGTCATTTGTGGAGTCATTGCAGCATTCATGGCTTTCCTTTTTGAGCTCGGTGATCTTGTGGACCTCACATCCATTGGGACCCTGCTGGCCTACTCCTTGGTGGCCTTCTCTGTCCTAGTCCTCAGGTACCAGCCAGATCAGAATTTAAACCATGGTAGGAATGAGAAGACCCAGGGGGAGTCTCTTGAGATGAAGGCTACCCCTGAAGCCACGGCACCCTCAGAGCCTGGTTCCGAAGTAGGAAGCCCAGGGGTTCTACGCAGCTTGTGGCACTCTGCGGACGCTGGtcccactgtgaggtctggctGGATCGTCTATGGCTGTGCTTCCCTCACTGTCCTTGTGCTGACCCTCGTGTGTCTAATCCTGGCCCAGTGGCCGGGGCGCCTGTTCTCTGGAGACCTCGTGTTGGTAGTAGTGACTGTCTCACTGCTGGTACTTGTTCATCTGATGGCGGCCATTATCTATAGACAACCCCAGAACACCTCTCCGCTCCACTTCAAGGTGCCTTTCCTACCCGTCCTTCCTCTGCTGAGCATCTTTGTGAATGTCTACCTCATGATGCAAATGACTGCTGGGACCTGGGCTCGGTTTGGAGTTTGGATGCTGATTGGATTTGCTATTTATTTTGGATATGGGATCTGGCACAGCTTTGAGGAGAACGATCAGCAGCCACCAGACTCAAGCTCTTCAGTTCTCCACGAAAACATCCCTGGTGCTGAGTTAACTGAACAAACGACCGACATGTCCTGCAGACTGTAG